CTCATCACAAATGAAAAAAATCATCGTAATCGGAACAGGATATGTAGGACTACCCGCAGCTCTAATGTGGGCACAAGCTGGCCATGAAGTCGTCGGGGTTGATATCAATGAGAATCTTGTCAAGGCAATAAACGAACGAACTCTGCTTTTAAACGAAAAGGAACTCCAAGCTCTACTTTCCGATCCCATCGTTAAAAGCAATCTCAAAGCTACCACTTCGCCTACTCACGGAGACGTATTCGTCATTGCGGTGCCCACTCCCGTTGATCCTCTAAAAAAGGTTTGTGACTTTTCTGCT
The sequence above is a segment of the Candidatus Methylacidiphilales bacterium genome. Coding sequences within it:
- a CDS encoding NAD(P)-binding domain-containing protein, with the translated sequence MKKIIVIGTGYVGLPAALMWAQAGHEVVGVDINENLVKAINERTLLLNEKELQALLSDPIVKSNLKATTSPTHGDVFVIAVPTPVDPLKKVCDFSAVTSAIESICPYLQKGNLLILESTVPPMTCRKVVKPLVEKLTPFKIPDDIYLAHCPERILPGDIFREIIHNDRL